In the genome of Anabaena cylindrica PCC 7122, the window TGCTGAAATAATATTTTATAGCCAGAGAGGTTGAGGGGTGATAAACGGTGTGTAATCTAGGCTGGGATTGAGTTTTACTTTGATGAATGTGAAAAAGATAAGAATTCATCACCAAGAGGAGTTTTGAGCGCATCTTTTGTCTGAAAAGCTTGCTCTGTCAAGAATTTACAGCATTTATGATCTTTGAGACAGACTAATTTACTCTTTGAGCAAATTACTAAATAGTAATATAATAGAAATATAAATAATGTTTACTGAAGCAAAACATTAACCAATGGACTCAAGAATTATACTTAAATTAGGAGGTATAAATTCATGACCAAAAGTCTTCCTATAGAAAGTCCCTCAATGTCGAGGCGACAACTTCTAAACTTTCTGACAGGTGCAGTTGTTGCCACTACAGCCAGCAGCTTACTATATCCTGCGGCTAAATTCTTTGTTGCCCCTACAGAAGCAAGTGAAGATGGTTCTATTTTCGCTAAAGATATTCATGGAAATCTCATTCCTGCGAAACAGATTTTGACTGAACCGGCTGGAACTCGTGCTTTAGTTGGAGGTTTAGCAACAGAACCTACCTATCTAACAATGCAGTCTGATGGCACTCTGCATCCTTGGGGAATTGTCGATAACTGTACGCATTTGGGTTGTACCTTTCCTTGGAATGCCAATGACAATCAATTTCAGTGTCCCTGTCATGGTTCTCGCTATGATGCTGATGGGAAAGTAGTACGGGGACCTGCACCTCTTCCTCTCAAGCTTGTTGGTGTGAAGGTGGAAGAAGAGTATATCCGCATTTCACCTTGGACAGAAATTGACCCCCGGACTGGTGAAAAACCCTGGTGGGTATAGTAGTTTGATTTTATGGAGAGCTAAATCTGCGATCGCTTCCTCAAGGCGTAAGCATTGCTCTCCCAGTCATTGAGACACGAAAGTTTTTAATATTAGTGGTGGGATGATGGAGTAGAGGCAATGAGGGCTGGAAGTTTGTACTAGCAAGGATTAAGACTCATGAAAATTCGACGTTTTTTAACTGTAATTATATCGAGTTTGTGCATATTTATTTATGCCTTTTTTGGTGTTAGCTACGACGCATCAGCCTTAGCAGCAACACAGAAAATTGCTGTAGTTTCCACTGCTAATACTGACCTGAAAACAACAGTAGATAGTTATCTCAAATCCATTCCTGGAGACTATTACACCGTAGGGAAAGTGACACAGTTGAAACAGATACTAAAACAAGATGATATTGTTTTGGTGGATGTCAGAGAACCTTCTGAGTATGCATTGGGTCATATTGGTGATGCTATTAATATTCCCCTGCGGACATTGGTACAAAACCTGGACAAAATTCCGAAAAAAAAGCCTGTAGTAGTTTACTGTTCTTCTGGTTATCGTTCTGCAATGGCAGTTATGTCATTACATCTTTTAGGTTATGACAATGTGCGAGGTTTTCCACCCAGTATGAATGGTTGGAATGCAGCAAAAGAAATTGACCAATAATATACAGCAGAATTCAGGAGTCAGGAGTCAGGAGTAAAACTGGCTTCATGTATAGGTTTCAATTTAGATTTGGTACCTCATAACTACGCAAACTGCTGTATAGAAAAATAAATAGCAATACCGAAAATATTCAGGCACTTAGTTTAGGTGAAATACGTCATGATTATTTATTGTAGCAAATAGTGAGGAGCAATAAATGAAACCAGTAATTATAATCAAAACTTTCATTACATCACTGGGTTTGTTTGTTTTGTTGAACCCCAGTCAAGCATCAGCACAAATTGTACCCCAACCTTGGGTTTCCGTGGGAGGAAAAGATGGTGATGTTACCTATGCTGTGGGTGCGAAGGCTTTTAGTTTGGGTTTTGAGGTGGGAACTGGTGCTGACGGTGCAACAGGTGTAGATATCCTAAAATTCATCAATTTACCTGTAATTTCTCCTTATGTTGGAGTTGGTTACTATTCAGAAGATAAGGGTGTGGCTTTCTCCGGTGGTGTCCAAGCCAACGCAACTAAACACGTTTTTGTTGGTGCTGGTTATAATTCTGTACGTGGTTTCAATGGACAGTTAGGAATTAAATTCTAATTTTCAACCAATTTCAACTAATTTTGCATTTTCAGATAATAATTAATGATGTGTAGGTTGGGTTAAGGAACGCAACCCAACATTTTTAGAGATTTGTTAGGTTTTTATAGATTTTACTCAAACTATCTGTCGCATTCTTTATTATGGGTTTGTTGAGTTTCTCGAAGTTCATAAAATTCTGGATAGCTGGCCTTTGCGATTGTATCCTTCACAAATTTTAGATTCTTCTCCCAATTGTCAACGTGTCCCACTCAAAGTTTTTCTCGCAGCACCACAAATTCAGTTTGATAAATTTGATTTTCAAAATTCAAAAACTACTGAGGAAATTGAACTAAAATTTGGCAGGTGATGAATGGGGATTTTCAGAAGTTGAAGGATTTGGTTTAAATAACGAACCGCAGAGGACGCAGAGAACGCGGAGGAAAGAGGAGAATTTGATTTTAACCGATGGGATAAAGTAGTTCTCTGACGCTAGTTGCTGAGTCTTGCTGTAGTGCTACTTTAGCTAAGGCTTGAGCTTCTGCTATGGTTATCTGTGAGATTACCTGTTTGAGTGGGGCTATGGCTTGGGGATTGACACTCAGTTCATCTACTCCTAAACCTAATAAAATGGGTGCAACTATGGTTTCTGCTGCTACTTCTCCACATAATCCTACCCAGATATTAGCAGTATGAGCAGCTTGAACTGTTTGCTGAATCATTCGCAATACCGCAGGTTGCAAAGCATCGGCTAAAGTTGCTACTCTAGGATTTGTGCGATCGCCTGCCATAACATACTGGCTTAAATCATTTGTCCCAATACTAAAAAAGTCAACTTCCTGGGCTAATTGATCAGCTATGGCTACTGCTGCGGGTGTCTCTATCATCATCCCCACTTTCATTGTTTCATCAAAACTAATCCCCCCTTGTCGCAGTTCTTTCTGTACCTCCTCCAAAATTGCCCTAGCTGCCCGTAATTCTGTTAAAGTGGCAATCATCGGCCACATAATTTTGATACTATTTCCCACACTAGCGCGTAAAATTGCCCGTAACTGAGTTTTCAATAATTGGGGATTTTCTAAACAAAACCGAATTCCCCGCACACCTA includes:
- the petC gene encoding cytochrome b6-f complex iron-sulfur subunit, which translates into the protein MTKSLPIESPSMSRRQLLNFLTGAVVATTASSLLYPAAKFFVAPTEASEDGSIFAKDIHGNLIPAKQILTEPAGTRALVGGLATEPTYLTMQSDGTLHPWGIVDNCTHLGCTFPWNANDNQFQCPCHGSRYDADGKVVRGPAPLPLKLVGVKVEEEYIRISPWTEIDPRTGEKPWWV
- a CDS encoding rhodanese-like domain-containing protein, with translation MKIRRFLTVIISSLCIFIYAFFGVSYDASALAATQKIAVVSTANTDLKTTVDSYLKSIPGDYYTVGKVTQLKQILKQDDIVLVDVREPSEYALGHIGDAINIPLRTLVQNLDKIPKKKPVVVYCSSGYRSAMAVMSLHLLGYDNVRGFPPSMNGWNAAKEIDQ